In Oncorhynchus kisutch isolate 150728-3 linkage group LG7, Okis_V2, whole genome shotgun sequence, one DNA window encodes the following:
- the spint1a gene encoding kunitz-type protease inhibitor 1, with the protein MTTLPIGLLLGALVCFIVFLVRAEAQPFGEPCLDSFEKGREDFVLDTDDSVKYGATFIIKPKVESTNDCIRSCCKDPNCNVAFMENGSGEGMIKSCFLFDCLYKQQYVCRFVRKKGFLNYIRDVVYESDLATKNLPGEVDNPPEANGGPDRVVQPQESLTLNGNESKDDHDIVTYQWHLVSGNTSAVIEKTTFKDQVIVSNLASGVYKFQLTVTDSSGQSDQTQITVLVLTPEQSENHCMVPKKVGPCRGSFPRWHYNAASERCEEFLFGGCRENLNNYLSLQECANACDGVSVIHRGRTGPLPAPREVCGVPCGSGQFSCTNGCCLDRGLECDKEQQCSDGSDEENCEDLNKNFQILLQIPVDEQKVRCTEHPKTGNCRESFTKWYYNPVYQKCFRFNYGGCYGNENRFDTEDACMSTCKLVTEKDVFEITNRYEYQDTDGHVGIIVIAALLGLAIIILLVVLCYCFMKGKKEQTQRQRVPVNGSQVYTREDTERLVYNTTTKPI; encoded by the exons ATGACTACTCTCCCAATTGGATTGTTATTGGGCGCTTTGGTGTGCTTTATCGTTTTCCTGGTGCGCGCGGAGGCCCAGCCATTCGGGGAACCGTGTTTGGACAGTTTCGAAAAGGGCAGAGAAGATTTCGTTCTCGACACGGATGACTCGGTGAAATACGGTGCGACTTTCATCATTAAACCGAAGGTTGAGAGCACCAATGACTGTATACGCTCGTGCTGCAAAGATCCCAACTGTAATGTCGCTTTCATGGAGAATGGGTCCGGTGAGGGCATGATCAAGTCATGCTTTCTCTTTGACTGTCTATACAAGCAGCAGTACGTCTGCCGATTTGTCAGGAAGAAGGGATTCCTGAACTACATCAGAGACGTGGTGTATGAAAGTGATCTGGCCACAAAAAACCTCCCAG GTGAAGTGGACAATCCTCCAGAGGCCAATGGAGGTCCGGACAGAGTGGTGCAGCCCCAGGAAAGTTTAACTCTGAATGGCAACGAGAGCAAGGACGACCACGATATTGTCACGTACCAGTGGCACCTAGTGTCAGGGAACACCTCCGCTGTCATTGAG AAAACTACATTTAAAGACCAGGTGATCGTGTCCAACCTGGCGTCTGGAGTGTACAAGTTCCAACTGACCGTCACAGACTCCAGTGGGCAGTCCGACCAAACCCAGATCACTGTCCTTGTGCTTACCCCTGAGCAGTCTGAGA ATCACTGCATGGTCCCCAAGAAGGTGGGTCCCTGTCGCGGATCCTTCCCCCGCTGGCACTACAATGCTGCCTCAGAGAGGTGTGAGGAGTTCCTGTTTGGGGGCTGCAGAGAGAACCTtaacaactacctctccctccAGGAGTGTGCCAACGCCTGTGATGGTGTGTCAG TTATTCACAGAGGTAGAACTGGACCACTTCCAGCCCCTAGAG AGGTGTGTGGAGTACCCTGTGGGTCAGGCCAGTTCTCCTGCACCAACGGCTGCTGCCTTGACCGAGGCCTGGAGTGTGACAAGGAGCAGCAGTGCAGCGACGGCTCAGATGAGGAGAACTGTGAGGACT TGAATAAGAACTTCCAGATTCTACTGCAAATTCCTGTGGATGAACAGAAAG TTCGCTGCACGGAGCACCCCAAAACAGGAAACTGTCGGGAGAGTTTTACCAAGTGGTACTACAACCCTGTCTACCAGAAGTGCTTCCGTTTCAACTATGGCGGCTGCTACGGGAATGAGAACAGATTTGACACTGAGGATGCTTGTATGAGTACCTGTAAACTGGTAACAG AAAAGGACGTCTTTGAAATAACGAACCGATATGAATACCAGGACACTGACGGCCATGTAG GAATCATAGTGATAGCTGCACTGCTTGGCCTGGCCATCATAATACTGCTGGTAGTTCTGTGTTACTGCTTCATGAAGGGCAAGAAGGAGCAGACTCAGCGCCAGCGGGTACCCGTCAACGGCTCCCAGGTCTACACCAGGGAGGACACGGAGCGCCTGgtctacaacaccaccaccaagcccatctga